The Flavobacterium sp. K5-23 genome segment TTATCTATCAACTTTCAAACACTAATGACACTCTTGAAATTGATGGTTATGCAAATGGAAAATTACATGGGGTTTCTAAAAAATGGTTTCCCAGCAAACAATTAAAAGAAATTCGCTATTATAATAATGGTGCAAAAGAAGGAAAACAAGAAAGTTTTTGGGAAAACGGAAATAAAAAATTCTCCTTTGTTGCTAAACAAGATTATTATGAAGGTGAATTGAAAGAATGGGATGAAAACGGTAAATTGTACCATTTAGCACATTACGAAAAAGGACAAGAAGAAGGAGTCCAAAAACTATGGTATGACAACGGTAAAATAAGAGCCAATTATGTTATCCTAAAGGGAAAAAGATATGGATTATTAGGAACTAAAAATTGTAAAAATGTATCGGATAGTATTTTTAATAATCAGTAGCGCACTACTATTAAGTTGCAACAACAGCAACAAAGACTCAATTAATTTACCTTATTATAACGAACCCACTTTCACTCCAGTTTTTATTACTGATGAGGCTGAAATAGCAACGAAAATCACCCATAAAATTGAAGATTTTAAATTCTTAAATCAAGACAGTGTTTTTGTTTCGAATAAAAACATCGAGGGAAAAATTCATATCGCCAATTTTATTTTCACTACTTGTGGTAGTATTTGCCCTAATATGACTCGCAATCTAAAGGTGGTGAATGACAGTTTAGGAAATGATAGTCAAATAGTATTTCTATCTTATTCCGTTACGCCTTGGATAGACAAACCACACGTTTTAAAAAAATACAAAAATGAATATGGAATTGAGTCAAAAAACTGGCATTTTCTAACAGGAAATAAAAGCGAAATTTACAAGTTAGCTAGACAATCCTATTTTGCTGAAGAGGACATTGGCTTTTCCAAAGATGGCTCAGAATTTTTACATACTGAGCACTTTTTATTAATTGACAAAAACAAAAGAATAAGAGGTATTTATAACGGAACACTCCTTTTAGAAATGTATCAATTAATTGATGACATTCGCACATTAGAACAAGAAAATTTTGATTAATGAAAATGCAGCTTTTTTATATTCTTAGAAGAAAATAGTATTCTCTATTTCATTTTCATTGGTGGTAAATCGAATGCAGCTGATTCGTGTTCGAAACCGTTACGGTGTGAAACGTCACAAAAAGGTTTGTTAGCAGATAATCCACAACGACAAAGCCCCAAAGCCGTTCTTCCTTCTAATCCATATACATTCCCTTCGCAGTCTGTTATTTCAAAATCCCCTTCTATTTTTATAGATCCATTGCGATTGATTACTAGTTTTGTTTTGCTCATAATGCTGTTTTTTTTTTATGATTCAAAGTCCTAATTTACATTAATTACTTAGAAAAAAGAAAGTGTTTTTATTTTGAATCAACACAATTCAAGTTATCTGAATAATTCTTTTTTACCAATTCTAAGGTTTTAGTGTAGGGATAACTTCCTCCAAAACCAAGATTTTCAAGGTTTATGGAATAGAAACAATTAAATGATATCACACTGTGGACTTTTAAATCATTCGGATTATTATATTCATTGACTAAAGCATTACATCGCGTTTGGGTAAGATCACTGATCACTTCTTTTAGAATGTAATCAACATCAACATTGTACTCTTTAGCTAAAGATTTATCCAAAAAATCAAGGTATCTACCGCTAGGCTGCCCTTTTCTATAAATAGAATCAGGTCTTATCGTAAATTCGTCTAAGTAAAACGATTTAATACTGGCAATTTTAACGAAATTCGGATTATGCTCAAAATCTAATTTTCGATATAATTCTGTAAATGTTCTATTTACAGCGTCAAAATAAAGCGGTATTAAAGGCTGCCTTGTTTTATCAACCCATATTTCGTGTGTTAAATGCTCAAACCCCCATAAAACTCTCCCCTTCTCGCTGGCAAATTTAGAGCAAACCATAGTGACATCTGCAGACTTGGCCAATAAATAAACTCCAGCTTTTTTACTTCCCGGTAAAGGAATAAAATAAGGCTGTGCTAGTTTCCATTGCCCCTCAAAAGCACTTGCCGGGCAATATTCTTGGACTTCATCCTCATTTAAAAAACCCAAATCAATCGTTTTATTTTCTTCAGTATTATAAAAAGAACTTAAAGGATGTTTATCATTGGAGCCTAATGAATCAGTTCCCGTAAGGGTGTGATTCCTCATGAAAATATAAACTAAGAGAACTCCAATAACCAATACCAGAAAAATCAAAGTACCAATCATTTTTTTTG includes the following:
- a CDS encoding toxin-antitoxin system YwqK family antitoxin, whose product is MKYILLIFVLYCIVSCKQRDEENIPTEQSNIVPKVYVLISSSNIVYKNDIVFIDSQKYSGFIYQLSNTNDTLEIDGYANGKLHGVSKKWFPSKQLKEIRYYNNGAKEGKQESFWENGNKKFSFVAKQDYYEGELKEWDENGKLYHLAHYEKGQEEGVQKLWYDNGKIRANYVILKGKRYGLLGTKNCKNVSDSIFNNQ
- a CDS encoding SCO family protein → MYRIVFLIISSALLLSCNNSNKDSINLPYYNEPTFTPVFITDEAEIATKITHKIEDFKFLNQDSVFVSNKNIEGKIHIANFIFTTCGSICPNMTRNLKVVNDSLGNDSQIVFLSYSVTPWIDKPHVLKKYKNEYGIESKNWHFLTGNKSEIYKLARQSYFAEEDIGFSKDGSEFLHTEHFLLIDKNKRIRGIYNGTLLLEMYQLIDDIRTLEQENFD
- a CDS encoding CDGSH iron-sulfur domain-containing protein, producing MSKTKLVINRNGSIKIEGDFEITDCEGNVYGLEGRTALGLCRCGLSANKPFCDVSHRNGFEHESAAFDLPPMKMK